In Plasmodium vivax chromosome 14, whole genome shotgun sequence, the genomic window TCGCACCAGGAATGACGGTCGTAATAACAGCGGTGGTACGCTCAACGACATCAATGCAGCGCAGTGGACTCTCGCAGTTCGCTGCAAAGAATAATTGCTAACGCAACaacacgcaaaaaaataaaaaggaataaaaaaataatcatccTGGCGAAGGGTGAaccaaaaatggggcaaatcGGATGCATGCTGGTGTGTGTCTACTCTCATGCACGGCTTCCAGGAAAAggatgaaatgaaaaaaaaaaaaaaaaaaaaagtaaaataaaataaaataaataattcaaatgGGCGTTCGTCAAACACGATGGATCAACTGCACCGctaggaaggaaaaaaaagaaactccAAATGGGTAAGGCTCGGGAGTTACCATTTCATCACAGCGCTTTGGGGGACCCAGGGTGTGTACATGTGAGGAACGTGCGCGAATATGTGCGTGGGGGGTGGCGTAAGTGGAAaagcacatgtgcatatactACGTGCCACATGTTGCTAAGCTTTATTGCGATGAGAGCGGTGCAAACGCCACGGGAGCTCACTTCACAGGTGGGGGATCCGCCAGTGGATGGGTGCTcttacatacacatgtgtacacacAAGTACAAGCGTGCTTTCCGCGCGGTGCCTACACAAATTCGTCCTGCGGAACGTCCTGCGGAATGCCTTGGGGAACATCGTGCGACCGCACCAACTTGATCTTGCGGAGGTTCCACAACGCCTTGATGTGCTTCTCCAAATCTTTCTCAATGGCATCCAACTCTTTGTACTTCATGCTGCTCACGTAGGAGTCCTCCATAAGGTCTCCCTCCTCCTTGGCGGGAAGGTCTCTCGGCTGTTGGAAAATCTCAGAGCTGAGGTTTACGAAATTGATGTTGCCGCCCGCTTgtaacttcattttgctgtCCGCTGgtaacttcattttgttgccCGCTTgtaacttcattttgctgcccGCTTCTGACTCCATTTTGCTCTCCTCATCCGTGGGCTCATTTGGTACTGGTGGCACCTGGTGCAGGGCGTTCTGGCCGCAGTTGGGATTGCTATAGCTATTGCGATCGAAGCTGCCCTTGTGCTGGTTGCTTCCGACGGCAAAGGGGTGGCCAGCCCCACCGCAACCTCCGCTACCTCTGCTACCCCCGCTGCGATCATCCAACTGTATCGCGCTGAACCCAGAAAATACATCATAAATGTCGCGGTTCCCAAAAAACATATCGTCGCAAATGTTATCGTACGAGTGCTTCAAATCGGGGGGGTGCCTACTGCCACCGATGCCACCGATGCCACCGCTGCCAACTCTGCCACCGTTTCTGTCCTTCCATATGTTGCCTCCGTTGACGCTCGCCTCAAAACTGATGTAGGGCCCAACTACGCTTTTCTTATTGCTGTGCGTCTTATTTTGCCCCGTGTAATTTTCGTAGGAGTGGTACAGGCCAGCAGCGTCGCGCACCCCAGCAACGTCGCACTCGCCAAGGGTGTACGCACCAGGAGCGTTCGCAGGAGCGGCATCGTGGAGGAGACCCTCCTCCGCTGCGTCGGCAAAACTGAGCTGCTCATAATTCAACGTGTCGTGATTCACTTCGATGGCGTTGTCCACGATTGACTTTAGGTCTACGTTGGGTCGGCCCTCCGCCGCGTTGCCGTGCTGGTTGCCGCTGCTGGCGCGGTAACGGCGGTCATTATAGGCGtcagcggtgaagcggtcgTTGTGCGGGCCGAGGTACGCACCGCCACACTCGCCGCCGTACTCGCCGCTAACCTCCCCGTGGCCCGCGAACAGCCCCTCCCCCAGGGAAGCACTCCAACAGCTGGTCAATTTCCCGTTCATGGCGGCAGCCCCGCTGACTTCCATGGCCGCAGACAGATGGGTCTCCTTCATAATGTCATCAACTTTGTGAAGACTTCTCCTCATGGGGGGGACACCATTGAAGACCTGCGTGTTGAAAAGCTGCGCGTTGAAGAGCTGCGCGTTGAAGAGCTGGGTGTTGAAGAGCTGCGTGCTCAACATGTTGTCCGACGCAGTTGTGGTGGTGGCTGTTGTTTTGCTCGTCTCCGTCGTCATGCTTTTATGTAGCTCGTTCTTTTCATTTACGCCGTTTGGCATCTTCAGGGGTAACTTGCTACCTTCGTACAGCAAGCCAACGTTAGCCGCCTCACTCGTGAATGGGTCATTTGCATCGTTGCTACTACCACCACCGCTATACAGGGCAGGAAGGAGCGGCATACTATTCACATCCGTGGCCTTCTTCACGTGGCCACTCTTCAACGCAAGGCCATTGGTGCACATAAAATCGTAGCCGTTCCGACTCATCCCTTcttctgctgctgcttcttcttcttcttcttcttcttctgatACTCCTCCAATTTTGGCACCGTCGAGGTGCTCTGCTAAGAGGTAGTCGCTGGGCAAATTAACAATTTGTACGCTGGGAATTTCCACACTGTGCgtatttttgcccccctgAAATGAGGTTCCCCCTTCGGCTGCACCGTAACTTCCAACTGCACCGTAACTTCCAACTGCGCCGTAACTCCCATCTGCGCCGTAACTCCCATCTGCGCTGCTCATTGTGGGGACTGTTCCATCGGCTGgcctcccccttcttcccttctCCGTGTTCTTCTCGCCTACcagtttgtttttcttttggctCAGAATCGCTTTTGCGCTCGGGTTCTTGTCCACGGCGGGGGCGCCGTGCGGGGGCGCGGCTCTTCCCTGCTTGAGGTTCTCCCTCTGCCTGCCTTTCCGTTGTGGAGCGGCCTGGCCCGAGTGCGCCGCCTGCGCCGCCTGCGTTGGTAGCGTTGGCAGCGTTGGCAGCACGGGTTGCAGTTGCGTTTGCTGCGTCTGTTGCATTTGCTGCCCCTGCTGCGTGTTCTGCCTCCTCTGCTGCTGCGCCCTGGGGTGCTTCGCGCTGGTCGACTTGCACGCGTACTTGCCCCTGCCGTCGGCCCCGCCCGGCAGGGCTACTCCGCTTGCACTGTTATTGCCTCCCCCCTTACTTCCGCCCAGCCTCAACTTTCCACAAACCTCGGCAGCGTTCCCACTGGCGGTGCCACTTCCACTGCTTAACGCGTTGCTATTGACACCACTCGAAGGGTTCTTCCTAGACACAGCCGTCGTGGCGCTCTTGCCCAGCTTGTTCTGCACAAGGGTAGGTGCTGCTCCCCCTACCCCCCCTCGGTGCAAACCAAAAGGAACGGCATTGTTCACGCTTAGAGACAAATTGTCTGGTATTAAAAACTGCCccgtttttttaaactgaATTTTTAACTTCCTAAAATTTAAGTTAATAGATTTCTGCACCAACTGAAACGTAGAATTCAAATTAGACAGCTCAACAAATGCATACCCATCTTGTCTGTCTATATTTACTACACACCCATTTTCTAAGTGGTTGTTAATAGCATCTCTCAGTTGGACGTTCGTGATATCTTGGGTCAAATTTGATACGTATACACTCCTTCCATAGGAATTGTCCGGCCTCGTACTTATATCAAATCTTGGCCCTACACTAACTTTATCTTGACTGCTCTTCGCATTCTTTCCcattcccattttgtttgtttcgtTCTTTTCTTCGTTTGGCAAATTCTTTTCACTCTGTATTCTTGCCTTCTTCAAACAGTCCATGATGGATACACCCACGTGGTATTTGAGGCAAAATCGGCACTTCATCGGACAGTCGTTTCCTCTATGAGAGATATTATGGCAGTTGGGGCAGACAAAGGAATTGTTCGGGCACAGTGGCATGGGGTGGTCAAGCGAGTCGCAGCTTAGGCAAAGTCTCCCCTGCATGAATGCCTCTAACATTTGGGAGTTGTTCAAAGTTACGGGTCTCTCAACAGtcatattttcatttgccGTTTGTTTGCACTTATGCAAATCTACACTTTCTTTTCCGTTAACCGAGTTTCCACTGCGACTGTTCAGGTGCGTTTCCATGCCACATTTCTTCCCGGCTGCTCCGCTCAAATTGGTTCTCTTCTGGTTGTTGGGCGCGAAGGGGGGTTGGTGCGCTCCATTCAAGCCGTGCCCAGTTGGCTTGCCCACCACGCTGCCGCAGGCGCTGCCAATACTGCCAACAGCGGGAACGTTGCCAACtccgctaacgccgctaaccccgtaTCTGCTGTGGGGTGGGATTCCCCTCGCGCTGGGCACGTAGGGGGCACTGCCAATCAGGCCGCTCACGCACGGAGCCTGCAGTAAGCCGCTAAACGGTGCGTCGCTTAAAGGGTACTGGCCCCTGAATGCGCGGCTGCCACTGAGAAGGTCATTGGTTCCCAACTTGTCCTCCTCCGCGTCCTCTTCGTACGAAGGGGGCTGTGCGGCGCCCCACTGGTTGATCAAGCTGCGCTGCAGCAAGTCGCGCTCCATTAGACCTCGTTCCATTAAGCCGCCTTCCATCAATCTGCGCTCCGTTAAGCCGCGCTGCAGCAAGCCTCGTTCCATTAAGACGCGTTCCATTAGGCCTCGTTCCATCAAACCGCTCTGCGCCATTCCCCTTTGCCCCACTGCGCTCTCCATGCCGACCCTATGCACGTCGCCCCTGTGCACGTCCACGAAACTAACACATTCGCTACCCCTGTTCCTGCTTCTACCCGCGGCGTCGTCCAAACTGCCCACGAGGCACTCGTCACTGCACTGCTCATCGCACGAATCGCTAAAAATATGATACAGGTTATTCCTTAAGATGTTGAAAGTGTGATTCAACCCGGCCATGTCCTTTTCCCCGGTGGTGTCCTTTTCCCAGGcggtttccttttccccggCGATGTCCCTTTCCCAGGCGGTGTCCTTTTCCCCGGCGATGTCCCTTTCCCAGGCGGTGTCCTTTTCCCCGGCGATGTCCCTTTCCCAGGCGGTGTCCTTTTCCCCGGCGATGTCCCTTTCCCAGGCGGTGTCCTTTTCCCCGGCGATGTCCCTTTCCCAGGCGGTGTCCTTTTCCCCGGCGATGTCCCTTTCCCAGGCGGTGTCCTTTTCCCCGGCGATGTCCCTTTCCCAGGcggtttccttttccccggCGATGTCCCTTTCCCAGGcggtttccttttccccgccggtttccttttccccgccggtttccttttccccggcggtttccttttccccggcggtttccttttccccggCCCTTTCCCTCACCTGGTGAACTGCATAATCACCTTCCTCCAACAGCATATAATGTTCCTCTAAGGGGTCTTCAttttcgcgaaaaaaaagcaagtcTACATCTGCTCCCGCACTCTTCATCGTGCTCGCGTTGGCACTGTCCACAGGGCTGCCCCTACTGTTGGCACAGTTTTGCAGCGTGGCCAAGTTTATTAGGTCATCTGCCCCGTTGGGGGGTTGCGCGGGGCAGCTGTCTTGGTTTGCCTTCGCATTGTTGGCGTCGCTTGCCTCGTTAGCGTCGTTTTCCTCGTTCGCCTCGTCAGTGTCGTTTACCTCGTTCACCTCGTGAGCGGCATTCCCCTCCCCGCCAACCTCAGCGTGCGCGCCTGTGGCTCTCGCCTCTCCCTTACCGTTCGCGGCCTTACTGGCGCTGTTCTTACCTTTGCTGTTTTTCCTGTTCTGCTGCTTGTTCCTGTTGCCCCCGTTGCCTCTATCGTTTTTGCTGCCGACGCTGCCGTTTCGGAGGACGCTATTACTACTCTCGTTGGTTTGCTTGCCCAAGCCGATGTTGCTGCTTTGGTTCACGCTGCCTCCCATGTTGCATATCGCCACCTCCCCGTGGTTACTCCCCGCATGCTCTTCGCCGCTCCTACCGCCGCAATCGACTGAGGTTTTCCCCTTATTATCGGTATGCGGCGGGTCCCTCTTCCCAATACCCCTCTTCCATTGCTTCTTGCTGCGCTTTTCTCCTGCACAGGGATTCCCACAGTCATACACAGCGGTGACGATGGGAGACACTTCCTTCACGTCGCTGGACGTGGTCCCCCCCTCGACAGTATCACTCCTGTAATATGAGGAAAAACTGCAACTTGGCATATGGCGAagatctcctttttttacaacttcgTTGTCCCCTTCGTGGTCCTCTTCGCCGTCGTCCATCTCCTCCGCTTGGCCATTTCTATTCGTCTCCCTATTGGCACACTTACCAAACTGTATGagagcttcttcctccttttcgaaGCTACCGTTCGCGTGGCTCACAAGCCGGCTTATACTACTCAGGCCCATCTTGTCACTAAAGGCACGCTGAGCTCCGCTACAATTATTGGTAAAGGGATCTCCAAAGTTGGCATTATCCTTTCCTAGTAAGTTGCTCCCCATTTTCCCAACGGCTCGTTCGTTCAACACCTGTGCGTCCTTATTCTCTCCGTTTCCCATATGTCTATCCGTGCTGTCGTAGCATATTGGGTGGTAGGTGGCACCCTCGCCCAGGTTCACTTCGCCATACACGCTGCCTCTAAAGTTACGGACtgctttaccgcttcgcaCATCCGCTGGCCTACGGTTATGATAGGAAACCACGGACGCGGTTACCACGTCGGCCACAGCACCGGCCGCAGCTCCAGCGTCAGCATTCCCGTTGCTTACACCCCTCACGGTGGACTTATTATTATCGCTTCCTTTGCTGACGATTTCCACGCCCCTCCCGTTCGTCGCTTCACCTGCCAAGCCACCACAACTGGCACTGCCAACCTGACcattcttcttcctcttcccagACAAGgcgctcccttttttatgttcctCAAAATTGCTCTTAACACAGCTACTTGAAGCGCCCTTGTTGTACGCGGCGTCATCATTATTGTTAGGGTTGCCTTTCTTCACgccattatttttactaagGCTTCTTCTGTTGCTACCCAAACAGGTGTTGGCAATATGGCCGTTGCTTCCGTTCGGGTCTCCACTTCTTTTGTTGGCCTTACCCTCTTGTGTGTTCGTATTATTCATTTGGTCCACTCCCATAGTCCCGCTGGGGACAGATGCGTCTGCACCTACAGTGTTGGCATCCACCTGCTTGCCATCAAAGTAGGTGAATTCTTCCTTCCTCACTGGCTGGTTGTTCAGGTAATGGTACATGTGCTCGTGATATCGGTTAGCCAGcgtaattttattcattttgggCGGTTACTTCGTTTGAGCAGGGGTgatcaaaaggaaaaaaaaaaaaaaaaaaaaaaaaaaggaaagcaaagcaaagcaaaggaaACAAACTTGGcgtacaaaaatgggaaaacacTCCACGTGCTGGTAAACACTATAACGGCATAAaacgtgtgcatatatatataagcgCATGCACCTACAGGTGGGTGCGTTTCTCGTGTGCATACTCATGCAAGCTCAAATGaacgcccctccccctcccaAGGAATACGTCAGTCATACTACTCTGCGGTGGAAGCGCGCTTTATCATATGTGGACGGGAAAAAATGGTTACTTTACGTTTCCGCAGAAAGAGCGCAAGGATAGGCAGAGACACACACGTAACCACGGAACCGCGGAACCGCGGAACCacttacatatatatgtgcccCCTTGTCTGGGTGCTCACAAAACTGAGGCAGGGggtgagagaaaaaatgtcTACCCTCGAAGCGGGGCCCTATTTGCGGACAATGGGTCGGATCCCCCGGGGTCTTGCGCACTCTAGGGGGCAACTAAATTTACACACAAGTGGTGATACGTAAAATGTTAGAAGCTCCTCCCTTTGGCTGTTCCCTACACGTTTATGTTCTTCACTACGCGTAACTATACACAGTTGTGCGCACAGTTgtacgtatatttttttttttttttttttttttcgctcaaCGGTCACACACAAAACGcacgttttgttttatattcCTCTAGGAAGGTAAGAGAGGGGTGGGGTGAAAAACTCAGCTTATATCGCCTCCTTAATGTGAGGCAAAATCTATGTAACACAAAACTGCTCAGTGGTGGCGACCAAACTGATGGGcatgaagaagcaaacagGGAGGTGCAAAAGAGAGGAGTAGCTAATCGGCATAATAAAATGCTCctaccaaatggggagataaaaaaaaaaaaaaaattgcataaacACACATGCATCAGAGTGTGCCTATAAGTACCCGTCGGCACACCTGATGGTGGACACATGTATATGCTCAcgtgaaaaagtaaaatgccGGGTGGATCTCTAGCGTGGGTCCTAATTACCCCCACGATGCAAACGTTTGCactcaaaaaaaggaaaataataaaagagCAAGCAAGCTGCACATGCATCTATCTACATGCGCAGACATATGACGAACGCATAACACCGGCTCGTCACTAAGCAATTCCGCGTTGCGCGCGCTCATGGAAAAAGGACTTCGTTATCCCTCCCCCTAACCCTCTGTTATACACATAAAATACAACACAGGCGGCTGCAGGGGCATCCACGTGTGTGCTTAAGCACATGCATGCTGCGTTGTCCGCACTGTGGAAAGTTTGGCTGACACAgcatatgcaaaaaaaaatataattctttctttttttttttttttgaagaacgCTTTCCTCTTCACCGCGGTGTGTACTTGGGAGAAAATTGCTCCGACAGCAGAAGACCCGCTATGCAACACAGCAACAACTGTGGCGAACTGGACGAGAACGCTCTTCtcacagtttttttttttttttttttttgtgtacctTTAAAGCACAAATGATGATGCATAcgcacacatacatacaaacACACAAGAGAGACGCAACCCTGAAAATTATTGCgaggcaaaataaaaaaaaaaattataactgaAACAAACGTATTTTTGACATAAGCAAAACAGTCATGTGCTAAGCAGAACTATTCGCTCAGAACGAAATGTAATAAAACTGTTCAGgcagcgtaaaaaaaaaaaaaaaaaaaaacacactgTCGCATTGGGCCTTTGCGAAGGGAGGCAAGTATCACAATGTcgtgtttgcaaaaaaatgaaggaaaaaaaaaagtttacaaTGCAGACTGTCCGATGCAAGCATATGCTGGTATCTACACATCTACATAtctgtattttaaaaaaaaaattgatcgCTAAAATACGAACTGCAAAAATGCCGACGCAAGCAATCCTCTCTTTGTTTGTGAAACACAAAAGAGGGTCTCGTAATTCGTACACGCtaaaataaacgaaaaaaaaaaaaaatcgtgcaAATGTATGGATCAAAAAATTAGGGGGCCGCGCCGCGCACGCAAATGCGCCTTATGATAATCAAacaggaaacaaaaaaaaaaaaaaaaaatacactaaTAAAAATGGCTGCGAAAAGCTGCAATAGGAAAGGCACGCTACGAAGTcgcgataaaaaaaatgtctacTAAGAaatggcaataaaaaaaaaggtctaCTATTATGTCACATGGTGCTCTCTTTGCAGACTGTGCATGCAGGGCTACCATGTGTTATCATTTTCGATGCTGAGAAAGCGCCTCGCGCGCTAGATTTATTCtaagcattattttttaacaaaaaagaagagcgaataaaatggaaaggggggaaacgcaaaaaaaaaaaaaaaaaaggacaaaaaaaataataaaataataataaaaaaaatgaaaaaaaattcacgcGCGGCAGAAACTTCGA contains:
- a CDS encoding hypothetical protein, conserved (encoded by transcript PVX_100970A), giving the protein MNKITLANRYHEHMYHYLNNQPVRKEEFTYFDGKQVDANTVGADASVPSGTMGVDQMNNTNTQEGKANKRSGDPNGSNGHIANTCLGSNRRSLSKNNGVKKGNPNNNDDAAYNKGASSSCVKSNFEEHKKGSALSGKRKKNGQVGSASCGGLAGEATNGRGVEIVSKGSDNNKSTVRGVSNGNADAGAAAGAVADVVTASVVSYHNRRPADVRSGKAVRNFRGSVYGEVNLGEGATYHPICYDSTDRHMGNGENKDAQVLNERAVGKMGSNLLGKDNANFGDPFTNNCSGAQRAFSDKMGLSSISRLVSHANGSFEKEEEALIQFGKCANRETNRNGQAEEMDDGEEDHEGDNEVVKKGDLRHMPSCSFSSYYRSDTVEGGTTSSDVKEVSPIVTAVYDCGNPCAGEKRSKKQWKRGIGKRDPPHTDNKGKTSVDCGGRSGEEHAGSNHGEVAICNMGGSVNQSSNIGLGKQTNESSNSVLRNGSVGSKNDRGNGGNRNKQQNRKNSKGKNSASKAANGKGEARATGAHAEVGGEGNAAHEVNEVNDTDEANEENDANEASDANNAKANQDSCPAQPPNGADDLINLATLQNCANSRGSPVDSANASTMKSAGADVDLLFFRENEDPLEEHYMLLEEGDYAVHQVRERAGEKETAGEKETAGEKETGGEKETGGEKETAWERDIAGEKETAWERDIAGEKDTAWERDIAGEKDTAWERDIAGEKDTAWERDIAGEKDTAWERDIAGEKDTAWERDIAGEKDTAWERDIAGEKETAWEKDTTGEKDMAGLNHTFNILRNNLYHIFSDSCDEQCSDECLVGSLDDAAGRSRNRGSECVSFVDVHRGDVHRVGMESAVGQRGMAQSGLMERGLMERVLMERGLLQRGLTERRLMEGGLMERGLMERDLLQRSLINQWGAAQPPSYEEDAEEDKLGTNDLLSGSRAFRGQYPLSDAPFSGLLQAPCVSGLIGSAPYVPSARGIPPHSRYGVSGVSGVGNVPAVGSIGSACGSVVGKPTGHGLNGAHQPPFAPNNQKRTNLSGAAGKKCGMETHLNSRSGNSVNGKESVDLHKCKQTANENMTVERPVTLNNSQMLEAFMQGRLCLSCDSLDHPMPLCPNNSFVCPNCHNISHRGNDCPMKCRFCLKYHVGVSIMDCLKKARIQSEKNLPNEEKNETNKMGMGKNAKSSQDKVSVGPRFDISTRPDNSYGRSVYVSNLTQDITNVQLRDAINNHLENGCVVNIDRQDGYAFVELSNLNSTFQLVQKSINLNFRKLKIQFKKTGQFLIPDNLSLSVNNAVPFGLHRGGVGGAAPTLVQNKLGKSATTAVSRKNPSSGVNSNALSSGSGTASGNAAEVCGKLRLGGSKGGGNNSASGVALPGGADGRGKYACKSTSAKHPRAQQQRRQNTQQGQQMQQTQQTQLQPVLPTLPTLPTQAAQAAHSGQAAPQRKGRQRENLKQGRAAPPHGAPAVDKNPSAKAILSQKKNKLVGEKNTEKGRRGRPADGTVPTMSSADGSYGADGSYGAVGSYGAVGSYGAAEGGTSFQGGKNTHSVEIPSVQIVNLPSDYLLAEHLDGAKIGGVSEEEEEEEEAAAEEGMSRNGYDFMCTNGLALKSGHVKKATDVNSMPLLPALYSGGGSSNDANDPFTSEAANVGLLYEGSKLPLKMPNGVNEKNELHKSMTTETSKTTATTTTASDNMLSTQLFNTQLFNAQLFNAQLFNTQVFNGVPPMRRSLHKVDDIMKETHLSAAMEVSGAAAMNGKLTSCWSASLGEGLFAGHGEVSGEYGGECGGAYLGPHNDRFTADAYNDRRYRASSGNQHGNAAEGRPNVDLKSIVDNAIEVNHDTLNYEQLSFADAAEEGLLHDAAPANAPGAYTLGECDVAGVRDAAGLYHSYENYTGQNKTHSNKKSVVGPYISFEASVNGGNIWKDRNGGRVGSGGIGGIGGSRHPPDLKHSYDNICDDMFFGNRDIYDVFSGFSAIQLDDRSGGSRGSGGCGGAGHPFAVGSNQHKGSFDRNSYSNPNCGQNALHQVPPVPNEPTDEESKMESEAGSKMKLQAGNKMKLPADSKMKLQAGGNINFVNLSSEIFQQPRDLPAKEEGDLMEDSYVSSMKYKELDAIEKDLEKHIKALWNLRKIKLVRSHDVPQGIPQDVPQDEFV